A single Glycine soja cultivar W05 chromosome 14, ASM419377v2, whole genome shotgun sequence DNA region contains:
- the LOC114385428 gene encoding protein IQ-DOMAIN 1-like, which yields MGKKGGSWFSSVKKVFKSSSKDSPQPEKKKDNTQKLQHEVAEVVSFEHFPAESSPDNVSNAEMSTTSTPVTNEDRSHAIAVAAATAAAAEAAVVAAQAAARVVRLAGSYGRQSKEERAATLIQSYYRGYLARRALRALKGLVRLQALVRGHNVRKQAQMTMRCMQALVRVQARVRARRFQLSHADQEREKKEEPKPIPVPVPMSPLRRIDDINDWDNRRQSSYKIKENDLRKHEAVMKRERALAYAFNYQQQQQKQFLQPDWNGNDDVGTNYEHEKAQWGWNWLERWMSSQPYNVRNMGPHETSYMTLASTTSTTTDNMSEKTVEMDMVATPGPTNTRNVSPMNQDFVDLSPVSNRHRHIPPSPNRPSYMTPTQSAKAKVRAQGPSKPRVSVGQWNFSTKGGSTGDSSSSGGRIVAYQFPRSPGPKINGIRSQSKRIVGSSPDYTEDWTLPLGAHGWA from the exons ATGGGGAAGAAAGGAGGCAGCTGGTTCTCATCTGTGAAGAAAGTTTTCAAGTCATCTTCTAAAGATTCGCCCCAGCCTGAGAAGAAG AAGGACAACACACAGAAATTACAGCATGAAGTGGCAGAGGTGGTGTCCTTTGAGCATTTTCCTGCAGAGAGTTCTCCAGATAATGTGAGCAATGCAGAGATGAGTACGACATCAACGCCAGTGACCAACGAAGATAGAAGCCATGCGATTGCCGTTGCAGCAGCAACTGCCGCAGCTGCAGAAGCTGCTGTGGTGGCTGCTCAAGCAGCTGCAAGAGTTGTAAGATTGGCAGGAAGTTACGGGCGGCAGTCCAAGGAAGAAAGAGCAGCAACACTCATTCAATCATACTATAGAGGCTACCTG GCTCGACGTGCACTACGAGCATTGAAGGGATTAGTGAGGCTGCAAGCACTGGTGAGGGGACACAATGTGCGGAAGCAAGCGCAGATGACGATGCGGTGCATGCAAGCACTGGTGAGGGTGCAGGCACGAGTACGGGCTCGCCGATTCCAATTGAGTCACGCGGATCaggaaagagagaagaaagaagagccCAAGCCCATACCCGTGCCCGTGCCCATGAGCCCCCTGAGAAGAATAGACGACATTAATGACTGGGACAATAGGCGTCAAAGTAGCTACAAAATTAAGGAAAACGATTTGCGGAAACATGAAGCTGtaatgaagagagagagagctctTGCATACGCTTTCAACTATCAACAG CAACAACAAAAGCAATTTTTGCAGCCAGACTGGAATGGTAATGATGATGTAGGAACAAACTATGAGCATGAAAAAGCCCAATGGGGTTGGAACTGGTTGGAGCGTTGGATGTCATCCCAACCATACAATGTCAGGAACATGGGGCCACATGAGACCTCTTACATGACTCTTGCTTCTACAACATCAACTACCACTGATAACATGTCTGAGAAGACCGTAGAAATGGACATGGTTGCAACTCCAGGCCCAACCAACACTAGAAATGTCAGTCCCATGAACCAAGACTTTGTTGATTTAAGCCCAGTTTCTAATAGGCACCGTCACATACCTCCCAGCCCAAATAGACCTAGCTATATGACCCCAACTCAGTCTGCAAAGGCCAAGGTTCGAGCCCAAGGCCCATCCAAGCCTCGAGTTTCAGTTGGGCAGTGGAACTTCTCAACAAAGGGAGGTTCGACTGGTGACTCATCTAGCTCGGGAGGACGAATTGTCGCTTACCAATTTCCAAGGAGCCCAGGCCCAAAAATTAATGGCATTCGGTCACAGTCTAAAAGGATTGTGGGTAGCAGTCCAGATTACACTGAAGATTGGACCCTTCCACTCGGAGCCCATGGCTGGgcataa